A genomic window from Punica granatum isolate Tunisia-2019 chromosome 2, ASM765513v2, whole genome shotgun sequence includes:
- the LOC116193939 gene encoding nuclear pore complex protein NUP62-like, whose protein sequence is MNKDREITLDKISRSRNFDADNDNCKQAPKIHLLVSVVVINETTEYILPLFESKLESVSGRANSIFSKRQNSSVSALFGTTSASSSPLFGMASSTGSTTSSLLGTPSSAAFGPSPFGAPASTFASASVSSAFGSAPSTISSSPASSFSTVTTTTSASTPAAGTSALAASFASSVASSSSVASAATTGSFIGFVGVSTTASSGTTSSVPSFSLSTEVTTPASSHAPSTTPAPSFGITSTAAATTTVTSTSTAARVLLLETLLLAAEHKNDELEEQISSLERQLQNQREAVVEGSYTKKLREASYWAIRGAMTMASIIVGLGATVANWKPMATTSFSGFIGAVWGSAVGELLRRWYEKKPQKLS, encoded by the exons ATGAACAAGGATAGAGAAATTACCCTGGATAAGATTTCACGATCACGGAATTTTGATGCAGACAATGACAACTGCAAGCAGGCGCCAAAAATACATCTACTAGTATCAGTTGTAGTAATAAATGAAACAACTGAA TACATCCTTCCTTTATTTGAGTCGAAACTCGAAAGTGTATCAGGAAGGGCTAACAGCATATTCAGCAAAAGACAAAACTCAAGTGTTTCTGCTCTGTTTGGTACAACTTCAGCTTCCAGCTCGCCCTTGTTTGGGATGGCATCCTCCACTGGTAGCACCACCTCTTCCCTTCTTGGGACGCCGTCGTCTGCTGCTTTTGGACCATCTCCGTTTGGTGCACCTGCTTCCACTTTTGCTTCCGCTTCTGTCTCATCTGCGTTCGGGTCGGCTCCATCCACTATAAGCTCTTCCCCTGCCTCTAGCTTCTCAACAGTTACCACCACCACGAGTGCATCAACACCAGCAGCTGGTACCTCTGCTTTAGCCGCGTCTTTTGCATCATCGGTAGCGAGTTCGTCATCAGTAGCTTCAGCTGCTACTACTGGTTCATTTATCGGTTTTGTTGGGGTTTCCACTACTGCTTCTTCGGGGACCACCAGCTCTGTTCCAAGCTTCTCTTTGTCAACTGAGGTTACAACTCCGGCTTCGTCACATGCCCCTTCGACCACTCCTGCCCCTTCATTTGGTATTACCTCTACTGCTGCTGCAACAACCACTGTTACCTCTACCAGTACAGCTGCTAGAGTGCTCTTGCTCGAGACCCTTCTCTTAGCAGCAGAGCACAAGAATGATGAGCTTGAAGAGCAGATCAGTTCCCTTGAGAGGCAATTGCAGAACCAG AGAGAAGCTGTGGTGGAGGGGAGCTACACAAAAAAGCTCCGAGAGGCTAGTTACTGGGCCATAAGGGGCGCCATGACAATGGCTTCCATAATAGTTGGTCTCGGGGCCACAGTTGCTAATTGGAAGCCGATGGCGACCACTAGCTTCTCCGGATTCATTGGAGCAGTTTGGGGCTCTGCTGTGGGAGAGCTTCTGAGGAGGTGGTATGAAAAAAAACCACAGAAGCTCTCCTAA